CACACTTCGCAGTGAAATCTGTAGGAAGGTGTGGTCAAAAGATAATATGTAGTGTCTTAAATTGGAATTTTTGGACAAAGAAATGAGTAATTGGAAAACGCTTTTGTTTGGGGTCTTGAGAAGGCAATGCTAACCAGGCCCTCACTCTGCCCTTTTTCAGTCTTGGAAAGAAATTGATTTACCTGAAACTTGGAGGAGGCAAAAGCTCTGACTCACTTCATCCATGGTAGTTGGGGTCTCTGTAGGATACATGCTGCTCAGCTtaatatgggaaaaaaaggcCTTGCTTCACCAGTGACAATTGTTTTGAGTAGACAACCCTAAAAAGACTCGTTTTCAGATAacagtgcagagctgctgtgaggGGACGGGTGGAGCTAGCAATGTTTTTGTACGCTCAGTCCTGTTGGACTCAGGTACTTTGGGCCATGTTCAGCCATTCCAAGGCAGGTTCCTGCAGCTCTTGCACATGGGAGTAGTCCCAGCTCACAAGAGCCTCTGTCAGAATATGAGCAGAGTTACTTTATGAGGAGCAGTTGGGTACGAGTATGGTCTGCATGTGACATGGTCATCTCCAAAAGCACCCGATTGTCCACTGAGCATGGTGAACACCAGTCACAGCCTGTGGTCAGACCTGTaaccagcaggagctgcaaaaATGTATGATACGGTAAATGAAATTATCTGACATATCAATAGCTTTTAAAACAATGTCTGTTAATCTACTTGGTTTGCTGAACTTGCAAAACAGTAGCCATGTCTATACagacaggagagagaaaaatagatcACAAGTTAAATTGCAGTGTGTCCTTAAGACAAGTGTATTAAAAATGACAGACATCAGTGTTTATAGTTAGGTCTTTGGTCTGGAAACCTGATGGTTGTAACTCAGTAGTTCAAGTTTTACCTAAGACTTCTGCTCATGTCTTCCAAACTTAAGTTGTAGAGATGATTgctcagtgttttttgtttcactCCTCCTGGTCCTGCAGTTGTTGGCATCTTAGTAGACACTCGAGCAATGCGCTCTTGGCCATCTAAGAAACTACTTGTGAGCTTATCCTTGACAGGAGGACTGTGCAAGGGCTGCTGCTAATCAATTGTGTCAGCAGTCACTTGAAATACTGATCAATGACATGATTTTTGCCTAGAGGTCTAGAAGTAATGACATTTGGCCTGTCTGCCAGTTTGCCTGTCCTCAGCAGCGCTGTACCATGTGTATTTTGAATCAGAGTTCTGCTCAGTCACCCAGGGATCTGACAACAGTTCACTACTTCTTATTGCTTACAGCAGGAAGCCTGCATCTGAAGTGGGAAATCAGATAAAATCATCTGGAAGAATAGATGAGATGGCAAGTGCAGCCTTTACTGctacttctttgttttgtttctggttgAGCATTTTTGTTCAGTCACTGAAATAGCAAGTCTCATGCAGCTGAGACCTAGCAGATTCTCTAGCCTTTTGAAATGCCACCCAGAAATGATTAATTGGTGGAGGTCATGGCTGAAGGTGACAAATGCCTTGTGATGgacaaaaaaaagcatgtgaaCTGACCTAGTTTCAGCTCTGGCAGTGGGAGATAATTCTGCATGGTCCTTGGTCATTAGACCTAACTCTAGAAAATGAAGTTACCTATTCTGCCACCATCACTAATGAGTGTGGCTGTTGTCCAGCattcagaaaagagaattgGAAGGCAAGTCAGCTTTGGAACTCAGCTTCTCATTGTGTACAGGGGACATGAGGTCTCATCCCATAAGCATGAGACTTAGATTATGAGCTCTTTAAAACTTTAGGAGTCAGGTGAAATGTGATAAGATGTTGATGTTTTTCACAAGTCATTAAATGACAGAAGCTTAAGTTTATGCTCACGTACCCTAAAGTATCATCAAGAAGATATGCAACAAATTGTGAAATCAGCCCATTGAATCAGTTTGAGATTGCAATAAAATAGTCTTGCTTGAATTCTTGTGAAAGCACTGTCCTTGGTGGTGTGTCAGCTTTGTTAGTAGGAAATGCAGATGCTGATGCCTATCCTCACTGATAAATACTTGGAAGATGTGGACCTCTTAGGCAATAATCACAGCACAAATAGTTGTGAGTGGATCAAGTTTTGTGTACAAGTATTTGGTGGAGCACAGAAACTACAAATTCACTGTACAAAGTCTTTCTATAACCAAGATGTGCATGTGATTTTCTTCAAGTGCAATCAGCACAGAGCCCTTAAGTCTAGGTCTGTTTCAGAAGTTCTTGCAGGAgcgtgtgtgtgtacacacatgTACCTAAACTGAATCACGAGTGTATGTGCATACAGAACAAAGGCATGGTTAGATCTGATCAGAGTAAATGAAGAGAAAGTAATAAAAGCATATCCCAGAAGGTGAAATTATTCTACTCTTTCACTCTGCACCAGGAAGTGGCTGCGAATGAGACTCAATCCTTTTGAGGTTACCAATTTTACAGCTGCAAAAGCCTTTGGTCTTGATGGCTGTTtaattcaaacatatttttgaacGTACTTGAGGACACCTTGAAacaattattaaataaaatatttcacctgTGCTTAATGTAATTGTTAGATCTATTATCTTTCCTAAGTAGTTTAAATCAAATTCAGGCTATTTTGATTCAATTTGAGATGGGATGAAATGAGACCTCTTAAATGGTGagaatgttttttctctgtttcttatgAATTAGTGATTATTGCTAATCACTATTTGTCCTATGTGTCCCTGGACCTGCCTTTCCTTTGCAGATCCTGTAGGTTCTACAGGCTTCTACCAGTTCCACACATAACATTGTGAAAGGTTCCTCCAAGACCAACCACAGCTCCAGTGTCTTCACTTCCTTATGGGAAAGAACAAGGGCGTACCTTGCTTTTTGTGGCCTTTTCTGTCGGATGAGGTTCTTGAGCTGATAATGCAGGAGACTGTCAGATGTTGGGAAACCAGATCGCCCAGCAGTTTCAAGTGGACATTTGTACACTTCTGCAAGAGGTACATATTTTGCTTCACTCCTGCTGGCTCTCACATAAGGCTTTATTGTTTTGCAGGATCACAGGGAAAATAATGGTCTCAACAGTAAGATAAAGGTCACCTTTTCCAACACAATAACTATACAGTGCTTTCTCTTCTACAGAACACGTTTCTTTCTGCTCCAGGCATAAATGTCTGATATGATTTATCCTTAAAATAAGCAACAGTACTCTAAGAAAACATTAGCTATTTCAGTCCACAGGGGGGGAAACAGAGGATTAGAGAAGATATTCtatggttttaattaaaaagtaaagaaacagTACCATAGCAGTAGAAGAGGTGCTCCTGCTTGGTTATCCACTGACGCACTGGAAAACCGTGAGCCTTGCAAAATCTTGCTTCTTTCCCTGTGGTATATTTTAGCATATAGTATGgactctgaaaatgtttttgctggGAGCTTCAGAGAAGGAAGATCTGATCCTGTGGatctcagtaaaaataaatgaaccaCCCTCTTAGGCTTCCACAGGATGAGGTAGAGGGGTGGGGGGATAAATTAGTGAAATTCTGCTGAATTAATTGAATGAGAAAGGCCATTCAGTGTTCATAGGCTCTGGGCCAGTGGAGCTCAGCCGCAGTGTGGGAAGGACATATTTAGTCTTTCAGGGGGAGGGGAGCCAAAGGGAAAGGGTGCAATAGCTCTGAGGCCAGCCAGTGTAGCAGAAAGAGCTGAGCTAAGAGATTGGCTGGGGCAGTCACGTTGCAAGCCTGGGAGCATGAGCAAGCAGGGTGAATGCTGGTCCGTGCTGAGCTTTTTGGTGTTGTTTCAATATACTGCATATGGTGTGTGCAAGCCtgtggaaaagaagggaaaggagtgAAAAGTCAAGCTCTAAATTAAAAGAAGTGTAGATAATGATAACAAAGGGATTGGTTGGAGTCTTACATAATCCTTGAACATTGGCTCTTTTAATCCTGTTGCCATTGCTGTGCCGTCTCTTGGAGAATGATGGTGCTAGCAGAGTGAGCTCGTGTATGTGTGGAAAGCTCTGTAGGTGGCACCTGTCTGGAACAGGTGCTTGGTGGCTTTTGGTTTTATACTGGCTCACTAGTAATGagtttaatctttattttttcctttttgttattcTAGAAAATACATCTCCTGAGCAGACATACTTCAGAGGAGGTTCTCAGATCACAACTAGTGGAGCAGATGCGCTGAGAGGAGGCACTTTCAGTGGTGTGTGCGGCAGATGCAGCAGATCCAGCCTCCTATTTCCTGTTCTTCCAATATCATCTGTTACTCATGACAGCATTTTGTATATTGTCCTTACACAACTGGCAGAGAGATCAAagtaaagtgaaataaattgcATGAATGGTGCAAACTATAaagcaaattctgaaaaataattctttttggATGATGTTTTGACATGTTTTTTGAAGGTTACAGTTGTACTAGCTTCTACTCTGTTCATACCACAAGGTAACAGATACTGTGAATCTGAGGAGATGAGATACAGTGAGAAGTGtacaaaaacttattttgtatGGCCAACTATGAAAATTAttgttaataaattaaaaaaaaaaaaaaaaaggctgatatCACAGCTGAGCCATCTCTGtaaaccaaacagaaaatcaaacttTGACAAAAAGCCTGTGAGAAATTCTTTAAATCCCTTCCCCTTTTATCTCTGCTTCTTTGCCTGGAAACTGATTCATGCCTATTGGAGTTGAAATTCTGCTGTTCTGTCAGCTAGTCAGCATCTGAAGGGAGAGGTGAgatttcagaacttttttttgttttgttatgtgttAATAAAAAAGaccatcatttttatttatttagaattttgCAGTGTGTCATGCACATCCTTCTTTGCAATATGTCTAAGTTTCTTGGGGGATTGAAGGTGAGTGTTTTTCTGTGATGATTAAATATCCCAAGTATGGGCAGATCCTCAGCTAACAAATCAATGTGCAGGTAGTTCCCAAGAGGTTAGAACAAATGGTCCAATGCTAATCTTACACTAGCTGAAACATGCAAGTCTTAATTTTGGTAACGTTTGGAGACAGTAGCTATTAAAATTGACCTGCAATCCCCACTTGACAAAAACAGTGACAGATTCTCTCCAAGACCCTGTCTATTTAAGGATTTCCACCCAAAGAATTAGGATCAGATCACATTTTTTGATAGCTGTGTGAAGAGCTGTGCAGGAACTTGAGTCTGGAATTTGTAGGAGCCAGAAGGTTATCAAAAACGGTGTGTGTGATTTCAAAGCTTTGCCTGCCTTGGTTTTCAACAGATGTATTGGGActtgggggaggaagaggagggtctgatttttttgaaagttttgaaaGATTATGCCTTTATTATTTGTTGACTGGTGTAGTTTATCAAAGCTCTTAGTTATTTGCAGGATGTTCCACAAATCAaagtttgtttttgcctttgatttaaaaataaaaaaatcagttaagaAAAGACCCCTGGTTGCTCCCTGAATGTCATCAGGCAGCTTGAGCTTGTCTCAGTCATAGGTGCTGGTGGGGATGTCTGCAGCGGGTCCTGCAGTGCCAGGGCGGGTCATTTTAGGAAACTATATGGTTTATGGGATGACGTTTCCGTCACCAGGAAAAGATGCTGTACTGTCATGGCAAAGTATGTGGGGGGAGGGAAGCCAAGTAGTTGGTGTGCTGGAAAACTGCAACCTAGAAATTACTGTTGTGACTCATTAGATGATATCATTTGGAAACTGAGTAATTACATCCTATCCCCCCCTTGTATTTGACTTGGGGTGATGTACTCGAGCACTGGTGTGTCTGACAGCTAGGTGACCTTTCAGTGAAGCGTCTGGCTGCATCAAGGATGGCTCCATGGTGTAGAAGAGCATGAATTCGTTGTGTACCAGAGTTATGCTGGAGGTCCCGATACCTTTGTTTTGGTTCCCCTGTGTGTTGCTAAATGAGCTCTTGAAACAAagccagaagaggaaaagcggagagaagtgtattttttgttgATTAATACACGTGCCCTGCGTTGTGTTGTGTAACAGGAAGGACTGAGgacaggtttgtttttatttgcagctaTCTGCACATCTTTGTACTTGATACAGCCACAGACCTTCAGACCTGTGCCCACAAGAGAGTGGTGTTGAGCCATCCATTTGCATACCAGGTACAAGGATTGAATTTACAGGTTTTTTTTATACGTAAAGTACAATTTTACCTCGGTGCCAGTTTGGATTCACAAATAAAATGTGACTTTTCAATCAAATACGCTTTATGCTGATTCGcaataatatacatattttgaaattacagaatcacagaatcacagaattttctaggttggaagagacctcaaggtcatcaagtccaacctccaacctaacgctaacagccctccactaaaccatatccctaagctctacatctaagcgtcttttgaagacttccagggatggtgactccaccacttccctgggcagcctgttccagtgcctcacaagcctttcagtgaagaagttcttcctaacatctaacctaaaactcccctggctcaacttaaacccattccccctcgtcctgtcaccaggcacgtgggagaacaggccaacccccacctcgctacagcctcccttgaggtacctaaaaagagcgataaggtcacccctgagcctcctcttctccaggctgaacaagcccagctccctcagccgctcctcgtaggacttgttctccaggcccctcaccagcttcgtcgcccttctctgcacccgctcaagcacctcgatgtccttcttgtagcgaggggcccaaaactgaacacagtactcgaggtgcggcctcaccagagctgagtacagggggacgatcacctccctagccctgctggtcacactgttcctgatacaagccaggatgccgttggccttcttggccacctgagcacactgctggctcatattcagccgactgtccaccatcactcccaggtccttctctgcctggcagctttccaaccattcctctcccagcctgtagctctgcttggggttattgcgccccaggtgcaggacccggcacttggccttgttaaacttcatgcagttgacctcagcccattggtgcagcctatccagatcctcctgcagagctttcctaccctcaagcagatcgacacacgcacctaacttggtgtcatctgcgaacttactgagggtgcactcgatgccctcgtccagatcatcgatgaagatattaaagaggaccggccccagcaccgagccctgggggacgccactagtgactggcctccaactggacttggctccattcaccacgactctttgggcccggctatccagccagtttctaacccaacgaagcgtgcgccagtccaagccaagagcagccagtttcccgaggagaatgctgtgggagacggtgtcaaaaaccttgctgaagtcaaggtagaccacatccacagcctttccctcatccacccagcgcgtcactctgtcatagaaggagatcaggttcgtcaggcatgacctgcctttcataaagccatgctgactgggcctgatcgcctgcttcccctgcaagtgctgcatgatgactctcaggaggatctgctccatgagttttcctggcactgaggtcaaactgacaggcctgtagtttcccgggtctgccctccggcccttcttgtagatgggcgtcacgtttgctagccgccagtcgattgggacctcccccgatagccaggactgttgataaatgatggacagtggcttggccagctcctctgccagttccctcagtacccttgggtggatcccatccggccccatcgacttgtgcacatctaagtgccgtagcaggtcaccaaccagttcttcatggataatgagggccacatcctgctccccatccccttccaccagctcagggtattCAGCTGTTTTAGAATATAAAGGAACTGTAAATACACCAGCTGTTGTTTCTGTCATATTATTTCTACTGTATGTGTCCACGTGGTTTTTTACTTattactggaagaaaataaaccattttgAATCTGCTTACAGCCAGGGCTGGTCATTCAGTGCGGATGTGCCTCTCCAAGGTTTCCTAGGCTGTTTGGGGTTGTAGTCTGCCTGGTGGTGCTGACAGGGCTCTGAGTGTAAGTCCTCCTGTCTGTGACTTGGGGTTACAGCTAGTCAGGCAGGAAGGGAGGGCTCTAATTTCTGTGCTGGATGATGCACATTAAGGCTTTGAGCTGGTGAAGTGGCTCTCATTTAGAATATTTGTATGTAAGCACTTGAGACTTTGGAAAGATCACAACCTGTAGCAACTCATGCTGAAAAGGTTGGCCTTCCCTATTGGAAGTAAGTGCTGACAGTGGTTATAGCTGATGTGTTTGAATATGTACGTTATTAGCAAgtgttcatttttgttctctgtacTGGCTCACATTACTACTTGACTTGCTCTTTCCATTTTACcttaaattaatgaaaactgaaatgccTCCTGAAAGCTCATTGTTTACTGAAATTTGTATActgcaaaaaaaaccctaaccTTTAGCACTGCTTTCTTGAATTTAAAAGCTACATTTATCTGTCTGAAATGGGTAGTGTCCTGTGCCTGTCTAAGTTTGCAAGCAGCTCTTAAGTTGGAGCataataataaatgcatatGAGCTGACAATATTTCTTACTTGAGCTATCTCTGGAGAACTGTCAGGAAAAATATCAACAAAAGATCACTATGATAGGGGcatatcattaaaaaagaaaatcagaggaaaaaaaaaatcctcctgtgCTCTTTTTAGCTGGttatttcatcttccttttgggaaaaataaataaataaataaataaaagtcaagtCGGAGGCATACAGACTAGGTACTTTCAAAGTTGATCTTATGTGCTAGTCAAGGAGTCTGACatcattgctttgtttttccttactggaaaacaaaaaaaaaaaaaaacaccaaaaaaaaaaacacaacaaaaaaaacaaaaaaaaaaaaaaaaaaaaaaacaaaaaaaaaacaaaaaaaaagctgggagCAGGTGGGATTCCTTGGGCTCGTTCCTGCAGATGTTGCAGCCCTGATGGCTGGTGAGCATGGTGTGGGTGAGCTGACCTGTGCCCTGTGTGCATAAGGCAAAGAACTAGCCTGATGGTTTTCAGGGATCTCATTTGAGTTGAttggttcttttttctttctttcttttctttttttttttccttgtgttgtaCTTCTCTATTTCATTATCAGTTTTGAATAAAAGCTGTAGTGactggatttgtgtgtgtggttttccTGATAGAGGGGAGAACGGAGTCGGGGCTCTGCCACCTAGATGTGCTGGTGGTGTGCGGGAAGAGGCTTCGAAATGCTCAGCTGAGGCTGCCCGTATGTGGCTGCTAAATTGGGTTTGGTCCTTTGAGGCGTGATGCACTCAGTGTATTAGAGACTCGAACCCTGTCGCCTcggagctgctgtgctgggctgtgtcATGTTTGACCACATAGCCTACGcaagctgaaattaaaagtttaaaaaagagggagagaaataaaCACTGCTCCCAGGCTGGGAACATTTGACTCCCGTTGGGGAGGAGCTATTTTAAAGCGCAGACGGAGGGATGGCTATTTTTGCCCCTCAGCCAGACTGACTCAACTAATGCCCTATACTGTCCAAAGTGTCACGTTGACCAAATTCTTAAAAAGTAGACTAAAACAGGACAGGAAGGGTCCTTCAACCATCATGAGGCAGACGCAGAGCTAAGCTGGAAGTACCTGATCTGCACGGGATCCCCTCGGGGTGAGGTGTGCTGCCATGTGCTTTGCCTTGCTGCCTTATTCAGGCATGCACTTGCATTAACAAGGAGGAGTAGAGGTGGAGTCCAGTGTGGGTAGCGTAAGTGCCCTTCCACCACAAGCACCCAAGATGGGCAATGTCTGTGCATAGCTCAAGTTCCTGGTAGTTCTGGTCACTACAGACACACAGTGCTCCTGGAGAAGCACAAGTATTAAACACCACCTGTAATACCCTGCTGAGTTACGTGCCTTCGCACTGCCTGTCCATTCTTGGGAGtttcaaacacattttgtgtTAGGAGCaaatgctgctttcctctgaTGGAGGTGGAGAAGGATCCCAAAATGGCGAGGAGCCATACTACACTGTCGGTGGGGTGGTGGGGGAGACCTGAACTCGTGCAGCCCCATGAAGACGTGGCGGATTTGGGCATGGGCAAGACGTGAGCCTGGGCTGGGTGGCCACACGCACAAGGCCATGGATCGGGGGTGAGGGTGGGTTGAGGTTCCCCAGGTCTGGTGGGGGGGTTGAGGCCACTTCCGTCCAGCAGACCACGCAGCGCACGGTGTCACTGCCCGGGCACCACCAGAAACCCTCAGGGCAGCACTTGCTAAGCACATCAGTCCCAAagttactcaaaaaaaaaaaaaaaaaaaaaaagaactgaagggAATCTTTGTGTACCTGCATGGATCTCTCTGCACAGAGGTGTGTGCTGGGTGCCTGAGGGAAATGCTTAGTACTCAGTTCTCacatggcctttttttttttttttttcctaaagtaaaTGTAAAAGTGCTTCTGGTTGCATTTTGAGTCACTGCGGGCTTTCTCTTGTCCTCCTGACACTCAAAACTCAGTATTCACACCATTTTTTAGGAGCTTGAGGGTGAACAAGAACCACTTCCTGGCTCTGGGCACCAGCACCTTCTGCTGCTCGCCCCCTGGGCCGCATCCTGCTCCTCCAGGCTCTCGCTGGGCTGCAGCGATGCTTCCTGCCCGGCTCCGCTGGGCAGAGGTAAATATAGCCGGAGGGAGGCATAATTACAGCAGAGGAAGGCGAGGAAGCGTGGCTGCCCTCCAGGTACCCGCGTCACGGGGAGTGGCAATGGTACGTGACTGGGATTTGGGGCACCTCACCCCAAATCATGACCCAATGCAGCCCTGGCTCCTTCCCCAGGGGATTTGCTGCTTGGTGCCTGTTTTGGGGTCCAGTCCCCTTCCCAAGCAGGGATGTGAGGTGGTGCCGGGTCTTCAGGGGCCGACTTAAATACGGGCTGGACACGAGGAGCAAAACAACACGTCGTAATTGTTCGAGGTGCCTAAAATAAGGCCGGTGATGCACGCTTGCATCTGGCGGGGGCCAGGGATATAATTTGGTCACAGGTCAAGAGGAAAACACGTCCCACGGTATCTGCGAGGGGAATCGGCTGAGGAGGAGGGGAACGTTGACAGGAGGGGCGCAAATTTAGCAAGGAAAACAGAGCGCAGGCCTGTCAGCTCATTAACAGCCAGCCCCGCCACTCgctcaccccccccccaccaccaccaggagCTGTTTTTGGGGCCGGCGTCCCGGTGGAGGAAGCGTGGGAGGCCGCTTCCCGCCGACACCTCCGCACCCGGCCCTGGTGCCATTGGCTGCTGGCGGCCCAGGATAGCGGTTAAATGCCGGGGCAGCAGCGTGGGGCCGGCAGCACACGCGCTGCACGCTACCACACGCGTCCCTGCCTTGGCTGCGTCGCACCGGCAGCGGGATGAAGGCTgcgctgctggcactgctgatGCTGTGGGCTGCGGCCTGCGCCCACCCTGTGAGTACCCCCCTGCGCAGCCCCCGAGCCCCCAAACCCTGCTGTTTCTGCCCCCAGACTGACGTGAGGTGTTTTCTTGGTGTTTAGGTGCACAACCGCATCTCCGCGCCCCTGGAGCCTGAGGTAAGGTGCCCGCGTCCCGTGGCATTGGGATGTTCGCCATGGGGAGTGCTGCTGGATGCATGGGGTCTGGGAGCTTTGCCCCATTGGTTTAGGTTTTTTAAGCTGGAGGGGTTTCAGCTCAGGTgactttctctctctgtgcgTGCTTTCTATTAAccttttttctaaaaaaaaagagagtttcTGTGCTCTAAACTATTGCGGTTTAGGCTACCCTGAGCTCAAAGCCTTATTCATATATCCGTGCATGATAACCTGTCCCATCTCTGCGGGATGATAAGACACCTAAAACATAAGGTGACAGTCTCTTGTAATGCCTGGCCCCAGCTAAGAAGGGCTGGGTGTTTTTCTCCCACCCACAGTAGCAGAGGAGATGAGGTGGGAAGCGCTGTGGGTCCACAGAGGCTTGCATGGCTCAGGAGGCAGTGATGCTCAGGCAACTGACATGCTGTTATTACCTGCAGGACACGGTGCCGGGGGACGAGGTGAAGGCACTGGGCCCCCTTCTGGGCGGTGGAAACCTCGGTCACCTTCGTGCCAGCGTGGGGCCAGGGGACGGCGGGGACAGGGACCTCACTGTCGGGAACCACATAGAGCAGGACCTTGCCGAGCATGACAGGCTGCCTGCCTGGCCCGGGGACGAGGAGGACGACAGCGGGGATGACACCTTGGATGGTGAGGAGGGCGAAGGGCCCAGCTATGGCACTGGGGATGCTGGAGGACatggtgacagcagcagcagcagcagcagcgagagTGCAATGGCCCAGCACCGCTACAGCAGGTACCGTGGCAGCTTcaggcggggagggggcagcagcagcagccaggaggatgaggaggagagCACCGGCTTGGGCGGTGAAGGCATGCAGGGCGACGACGCCTCAGTTTTTGACAATCTGGGCGGAGGGCGACGTGTCCGGGGGGCCTCTGTTGGCCCCCAGGAGGACAGGGACAGCCGGTCCCCGGAGGCCGAGGACACTGACTCCACGGAGGACAGCCCCTCAGCCGAGGAGAAGA
This genomic window from Aythya fuligula isolate bAytFul2 chromosome 4, bAytFul2.pri, whole genome shotgun sequence contains:
- the DMP1 gene encoding dentin matrix acidic phosphoprotein 1; the encoded protein is MKAALLALLMLWAAACAHPVHNRISAPLEPEDTVPGDEVKALGPLLGGGNLGHLRASVGPGDGGDRDLTVGNHIEQDLAEHDRLPAWPGDEEDDSGDDTLDGEEGEGPSYGTGDAGGHGDSSSSSSSESAMAQHRYSRYRGSFRRGGGSSSSQEDEEESTGLGGEGMQGDDASVFDNLGGGRRVRGASVGPQEDRDSRSPEAEDTDSTEDSPSAEEKSNSQEDSQASRSREDEDSHDEDKDSPSREASDEEASDEEAKESTESAEDGSEEAVSAPEGRSGSREERASPEDRSAPSDLDSEEEQSKSREEEEEEESKSTEDSVESEEDGNNSKPDEDAPSASAESRSASPEGSDEDDEDEDNTTGEDSTSTESTNSASPEDEDEDDEQSRSQEDASLPRSLGSESRKRRLDAYRRKPATDYDDNDCQDGY